Proteins encoded in a region of the Bactrocera tryoni isolate S06 chromosome 4, CSIRO_BtryS06_freeze2, whole genome shotgun sequence genome:
- the LOC120773495 gene encoding odorant receptor 7a-like encodes MRSFFDLYYGRGSKEFETNESFQLLFWCWALIGVKPLKPYGFFRLLQMAICWICLLASPLVFVVGFTQVMQSSSMTVILTTLQATINVMALPLKVIVTAFYLDRLRSVEPIFKSLNARYQSPQARFAIRDNVLQSARLFITVLASYFGYATISWLSSIFTHTQPLNVWLPLVDWIPHPTTQYWLHFFIEVLYVYFLLLSQCLSDLYPAIYIKALRTHITLLAERVSRLGANSNLTNEDNYQELIDCVRSHQEILQISKTVGSVLSITIFMQFTIAAAVLCICMLNLFIFADANHRVITIVYYLCVLMQTLLTCYQASMLEADCANLPNAIFHCNWLALDKRSRHLLIYFLHRSQKEISFVAVKMFRINLGTNLSIAKFSFTLYTFMNKMGVGENIKHQFE; translated from the exons ATGCGTTCTTTCTTCGACTTATATTATGGACGTGGTAGTAAAGAATTCGAGACAAATGAATCGTTTCAGTTGCTGTTTTGGTGCTGGGCACTAATTGGCGTGAAACCATTGAAACCCTATGGTTTCTTTCGCTTATTGCAAATGGCGATCTGCTGGATTTGTCTGCTTGCGAGCCCTCTGGTTTTCGTTGTTGGCTTCACACAAGTTATGCAAAGTTCATCTATGACTGTTATACTGACTACTCTACAAGCGACAATCAATGTGATGGCTCTACCGCTGAAAGTGATCGTTACGGCCTTTTACTTAGATCGTCTACGTAGTGTCGAACCGATTTTCAAAAGTTTGAATGCACGCTATCAGAGTCCACAGGCACGTTTCGCAATAAGAGACAACGTTCTCCAATCGGCACGCTTATTTATAACGGTTCTGGCTTCATATTTCGGTTATGCCACAATTTCTTGGCTATCATCAATTTTTACACACACTCAACCGCTAAACGTATGGCTCCCACTTGTTGACTGGATTCCACATCCTACTACACAGTATTGGCTGCATTTTTTCATCGAGGTGCTGTACGTATACTTCCTGCTGTTAAGCCAGTGTCTGAGCGATCTCTATCCGGCTATTTACATCAAAGCCTTACGTACACACATTACTCTGCTTGCGGAGCGCGTCAGCAGGTTGGGAGCGAATTCGAATCTCACCAACGAGGACAATTATCAGGAATTAATTGATTGTGTGCGCTCGCATCAAGAAATATTGCA aatttctaagACTGTCGGCTCTGTTCTCTCTATCACCATCTTTATGCAGTTCACAATAGCCGCCGCTGTACTCTGTATCTGTATGCTTaatctttttatatttgccgaCGCGAATCATCGGGTAATTACGATTGTCTATTACCTTTGTGTACTGATGCAAACCTTACTCACTTGCTATCAGGCGTCGATGCTCGAAGCCGACTGCGCAAACTTGCCGAATGCGATCTTCCATTGCAATTGGTTGGCTTTGGATAAACGTTCGCGTCATCTGTTGATATACTTTCTGCATCGCTCTCAGAAGGAAATCTCTTTCGTAGCCGTTAAGATGTTTCGAATTAACTTAGGCACTAATTTGTCG aTCGCCAAATTCTCATTTACTTTATATACCTTCATGAACAAAATGGGCGTTGGCGAGAATATAAAACATCAGTTTGAATAA